A single window of Aphidius gifuensis isolate YNYX2018 linkage group LG1, ASM1490517v1, whole genome shotgun sequence DNA harbors:
- the LOC122860839 gene encoding COMM domain-containing protein 2, producing the protein MFTLKDDHKNHLLFLEKQPVQVVQDFCKLAIDYLNKGPNQKIYATAAQKLDVEAEIIQASIEGLINLLLECIKHKLTIDDLKKLLLNLGFDEEKESVISQLYISKQNDISKALENTGFKLPQYHNMEWRFEVQVASRLVPSQIIPTMTLDFELKNTDSTDKIEHVTLQTDAPNLLHLCQVIENAIKEGKSQHVRKIKKNLKI; encoded by the exons aTGTTTACTTTAAAAGATGatcataaaaatcatttattatttttagaaaaacaaCCAGTACaag TTGTTCaagatttttgtaaattagcTATTGATTATCTGAATAAAGGaccaaatcaaaaaatatatgcaacAGCAGCTC AAAAGCTGGATGTTGAGGCAGAGATAATTCAAGCTTCTATAGAAGGATTAATAAATCTTTTACTAGAATGTATAAAGcacaaattaacaattgatgatttaaaaaaattattacttaatTTGGgttttgatgaagaaaaagaatcAGTTATTAGTCAATTATACAtttcaaaacaaaatgatataTCAAAAGCACTTGAAAATACTGGATTTAAATTACCACAATATCACAATATGGAATGGAGATTTGAAGTTCaa GTTGCATCAAGATTAGTACCAAGTCAAATTATACCAACAATGACCCTAGATTTTGAGCTTAAAAATACTGACAGCACTGATAAAATTGAACATGTTACACTTCAAACTGATGCACCAAATCTTCTTCATCTATGTCAAGTTATTGAAAATGCAATTAAAGAAGGTAAATCTCAACACGTTCgtaagataaaaaagaatttaaaaatataa